A genome region from Pseudomonas sp. S06B 330 includes the following:
- the purH gene encoding bifunctional phosphoribosylaminoimidazolecarboxamide formyltransferase/IMP cyclohydrolase, translating to MTDQTTRLPIRRALISVSDKTGILEFARELQQLGVEILSTGGTFKLLQDNGVAAVEVADYTGFAEMMDGRVKTLHPKIHGGILGRRGTDDAIMAEHGIKPIDLVAVNLYPFEATISKPGCDLPTAIENIDIGGPTMVRSAAKNHKDVAIVVNASDYGQVLENLKAGGLTYAQRFDLMFKAFEHTAAYDGMIANYMGTVNQTAETLSTEGRSEFPRTFNSQFIKTQEMRYGENPHQSAAFYVEGKPAEAGIATAVQLQGKELSYNNVADTDAALECVKSFVKPACVIVKHANPCGVAVSPDAEGGIRQAYELAYATDTESAFGGIIAFNRELDAETAKAIVERQFVEVIIAPSVSDEARAVVAAKANVRLLACGQWSPERAAAWDYKRVTGGLLVQSRDIGMITEADLKVVTKRAPTEQEIHDLIFAWKVAKYVKSNAIVYAKNRQTIGVGAGQMSRVNSARIAAIKAEHAGLQVQGAVMASDAFFPFRDGIDNAAKVGITAVIQPGGSMRDAEVIAAADEAGIAMVFTGMRHFRH from the coding sequence ATGACCGACCAGACTACCCGCCTGCCGATCCGCCGCGCCTTGATCAGTGTTTCCGACAAGACCGGGATCCTTGAATTCGCCCGTGAGCTGCAACAGCTTGGCGTCGAGATCCTGTCCACCGGCGGCACCTTCAAGCTGCTCCAGGACAACGGCGTTGCCGCGGTGGAAGTTGCCGACTACACCGGCTTTGCCGAAATGATGGACGGCCGGGTCAAGACCCTGCACCCGAAAATCCACGGCGGTATCCTTGGCCGCCGCGGCACCGACGACGCCATCATGGCTGAGCACGGAATCAAGCCGATAGACCTGGTTGCGGTCAACCTCTACCCGTTCGAAGCCACCATTTCCAAACCAGGCTGTGACCTGCCGACCGCCATCGAGAACATCGACATCGGCGGCCCGACCATGGTTCGCTCGGCAGCCAAGAACCACAAAGACGTTGCCATCGTGGTCAATGCCAGCGATTACGGTCAGGTCCTGGAAAACCTCAAGGCTGGCGGTTTGACCTACGCCCAGCGTTTCGACCTGATGTTCAAGGCGTTCGAACACACGGCTGCCTACGACGGCATGATCGCCAACTACATGGGCACGGTTAATCAGACTGCCGAAACCCTGAGCACTGAAGGTCGCAGCGAGTTCCCGCGCACCTTCAACAGCCAGTTCATCAAGACTCAGGAAATGCGCTACGGCGAGAACCCGCACCAGAGTGCGGCGTTCTATGTCGAAGGCAAGCCTGCCGAAGCCGGCATCGCCACTGCGGTGCAGCTGCAAGGTAAAGAACTGTCGTACAACAACGTGGCCGACACTGACGCCGCGCTGGAGTGCGTGAAGAGCTTCGTCAAGCCGGCCTGTGTCATCGTCAAGCACGCCAACCCGTGCGGCGTGGCGGTGAGCCCGGACGCTGAAGGCGGCATCCGCCAGGCCTACGAGCTGGCCTATGCCACCGATACCGAATCGGCTTTCGGCGGCATCATCGCCTTCAACCGTGAGTTGGATGCAGAAACTGCCAAAGCCATCGTCGAGCGTCAGTTCGTCGAAGTGATCATCGCTCCGAGCGTCAGCGACGAAGCCCGCGCCGTGGTTGCTGCCAAGGCCAATGTGCGCCTGCTGGCTTGCGGCCAGTGGTCGCCTGAGCGTGCTGCTGCATGGGACTACAAGCGCGTGACCGGCGGTCTGCTGGTACAGAGCCGTGACATTGGTATGATCACCGAGGCTGACCTGAAAGTGGTCACCAAGCGTGCGCCAACCGAGCAGGAAATCCACGACCTGATCTTCGCCTGGAAAGTGGCCAAGTACGTCAAGTCCAACGCCATCGTCTACGCCAAGAACCGTCAGACAATCGGTGTCGGCGCTGGCCAGATGAGCCGCGTGAATTCCGCGCGTATTGCTGCAATCAAGGCCGAGCATGCTGGCCTGCAGGTGCAGGGCGCGGTCATGGCCTCGGATGCGTTCTTCCCGTTCCGTGACGGTATCGATAATGCGGCTAAAGTGGGTATCACGGCAGTGATCCAGCCAGGCGGTTCGATGCGTGATGCTGAAGTCATCGCCGCAGCTGATGAGGCCGGCATCGCCATGGTATTCACCGGCATGCGCCACTTCCGCCACTAA
- the fis gene encoding DNA-binding transcriptional regulator Fis, whose translation MTMMTETLVSGTTPVSDNVNLKQHLNTPSEEGQTLRGSVEKALHNYFAHLEGAAVTDVYNLVLSEVEAPLLESVMNYVKGNQTKASELLGLNRGTLRKKLKQYDLL comes from the coding sequence ATGACGATGATGACCGAGACTTTAGTGAGTGGAACAACGCCCGTGAGCGACAACGTCAACCTGAAACAGCACCTGAATACACCGAGCGAAGAGGGTCAGACCCTTCGCGGCAGTGTGGAAAAGGCGCTGCACAACTATTTCGCCCATCTGGAGGGCGCGGCCGTCACGGACGTGTACAACCTGGTGCTCTCGGAAGTCGAAGCGCCGTTGCTCGAAAGCGTGATGAACTACGTCAAGGGCAACCAGACCAAGGCCAGTGAGCTGCTCGGACTCAACCGCGGCACCTTGCGCAAAAAGCTGAAGCAGTACGATTTGTTGTAA
- a CDS encoding hybrid sensor histidine kinase/response regulator, translating to MRWLRIAIGLTVSLLTLLCLFPASAEQSSGWAVLLDEQANLQLSDVRSERYRNQFSPLQLNQLDAATPDQALWLHYRLEPGQHEQLLRVFAPDLSRLDLYALEGDHLIKHMHNGRTAESGELSLRSSDHQLALPNSPHTLDIYLRLVSEHQLRPSISLEPAAQVAADQRQPLMFGVLFGCLLMLMLHNLIRFAYSRSTTSLSLAAYHGLMLLSALILLNLSGPWWSLWHSAQTPAAYLTALLASLAGLTFTLRFFMPCEQPRLSRLLQAEMILIGLSGLLLLFVDTLPLNLMTYALFAVGSLSMLLIASYHWYKGYAPARLFTLAMLAFNIGCLVVLPALLGLTRTPTQWLLFILLGLTSFSGLLLNLSVSERLRRISEERFSASRELAASNAEINAKAEFLAKISHEIRTPMNGVLGMTELLLGTPLSVKQRDYVQTIHSAGNELLTLINEILDISKLESGQIELDDVQFDLNALIEDCLSIFRAKAEQQNIELISFTQPQVPRVISGDPTRLRQALLSLLENALKKTEQGEILLVVALDQRGNAPRLRIAVQDSGDPIAPGEREALLQAELHSKHFLSSNKLGGHLGLVIAKQLISLMQGEFGIKTSHGLGNTLWLTLPLDPQRLEQPSTDLDGPLRGARVLVVDDNDTCRKVLVQQCSAWGMNVSAVPSGKEALALLRTKAHLRDYFDAVLLDQNMPGMTGMQLAAKIKEDPSLNHDILLIMLTGISNAPSKVIARNAGVKRILAKPVAGYTLKTTLAQELAQRSKDQPVFPTPVGLGTTLNVPSDFRILVAEDNSISTKVIRGMLGKLSLEPDTASNGEEALQAMKTKHYDLVLMDCEMPVLDGFSATQQLRIWEISNQRKRTPVVALTAHILAEHKERARLAGMDGHMAKPVELSQLRELIEHWVARREAEPNQVSTS from the coding sequence GTGCGTTGGCTCAGGATCGCCATTGGCCTCACCGTCAGCTTGCTGACCTTGCTCTGCCTGTTCCCGGCGTCAGCCGAACAAAGCAGTGGCTGGGCGGTTTTGCTCGATGAACAGGCCAACCTGCAGCTCAGTGACGTGCGCTCCGAGCGCTACCGCAACCAATTCAGCCCCCTCCAGCTCAACCAACTCGATGCTGCAACGCCAGACCAGGCGCTGTGGTTGCACTACCGCCTGGAACCCGGCCAGCACGAACAGCTGCTGCGGGTCTTCGCGCCGGATCTGTCTCGGCTTGATCTCTACGCCCTTGAAGGCGACCACCTGATCAAGCACATGCATAACGGTCGTACCGCCGAAAGCGGCGAACTGTCCCTACGCAGCAGCGACCACCAACTGGCTTTGCCGAACAGTCCGCATACGCTGGATATCTACCTGCGCCTGGTTTCTGAGCATCAATTGCGTCCGAGCATCAGCCTGGAACCTGCTGCCCAGGTCGCTGCCGATCAGCGCCAACCTCTGATGTTTGGCGTGTTGTTTGGCTGCCTGTTGATGCTGATGCTGCATAACCTCATTCGTTTCGCCTATTCGCGCTCCACAACCAGCCTGAGCCTGGCCGCCTATCACGGACTTATGCTGCTCAGCGCACTGATTTTGCTCAATCTCAGCGGCCCCTGGTGGAGCCTCTGGCATTCAGCCCAAACCCCCGCCGCGTATCTTACTGCCTTGCTCGCCAGCCTGGCCGGCCTGACTTTCACGCTGCGCTTTTTCATGCCTTGTGAACAACCCCGCCTAAGCCGACTGCTGCAGGCTGAAATGATCCTGATCGGGCTCTCTGGCCTGCTACTGCTGTTCGTCGACACGCTGCCGCTCAATCTGATGACCTACGCGCTATTCGCCGTGGGCAGCTTGAGTATGCTGCTGATTGCCAGCTACCACTGGTACAAGGGCTATGCGCCGGCGCGACTGTTTACGCTAGCCATGCTCGCTTTCAATATTGGCTGCCTGGTGGTACTGCCCGCATTGCTCGGATTGACCCGTACACCGACGCAATGGTTGCTGTTCATTCTCCTGGGGCTGACCAGCTTCAGCGGCCTGCTGCTCAATCTGTCGGTCAGCGAACGCCTGCGCCGTATCAGTGAAGAGCGCTTCAGCGCCAGTCGCGAGCTGGCCGCCAGCAATGCCGAAATCAACGCCAAAGCCGAGTTCCTGGCCAAGATCAGCCATGAAATCCGCACACCGATGAACGGTGTATTGGGGATGACCGAACTGCTGTTGGGCACGCCGCTTTCAGTCAAACAACGCGACTACGTTCAAACGATCCACAGCGCCGGTAATGAACTGCTCACACTGATCAACGAGATCCTCGACATCTCCAAGCTCGAATCCGGGCAGATCGAGCTGGACGACGTGCAATTCGACCTCAACGCGCTGATCGAAGATTGCCTGAGTATTTTCCGCGCCAAGGCCGAACAACAGAATATCGAGTTGATCAGCTTCACTCAGCCGCAAGTGCCCCGGGTCATAAGCGGTGACCCGACACGTCTGCGCCAGGCGTTGCTGAGTCTTTTGGAAAATGCCCTGAAGAAGACCGAGCAGGGCGAGATTCTCCTAGTGGTAGCGCTCGACCAACGGGGCAACGCTCCACGTTTGCGCATCGCCGTGCAGGACAGTGGCGACCCCATCGCCCCAGGCGAACGCGAAGCGCTGTTGCAGGCTGAACTGCACAGTAAGCATTTTCTATCCAGCAACAAGCTGGGTGGGCACCTGGGCCTGGTCATTGCCAAGCAACTGATCTCGCTGATGCAGGGTGAGTTCGGGATCAAGACCAGCCACGGCCTGGGCAACACGTTGTGGCTGACCCTCCCCCTAGATCCGCAGCGCCTCGAACAGCCTTCCACCGACCTCGACGGCCCCCTGCGTGGTGCCCGGGTGCTGGTAGTAGACGACAACGACACCTGTCGCAAAGTCCTGGTACAGCAGTGCAGTGCCTGGGGTATGAACGTCAGCGCCGTGCCTTCGGGCAAGGAAGCCCTCGCCTTGCTGCGCACCAAGGCTCACTTGCGCGACTATTTCGATGCGGTCCTGCTCGACCAGAACATGCCCGGTATGACGGGCATGCAGTTGGCAGCCAAAATCAAAGAAGACCCGAGCCTGAACCACGATATTCTGCTGATCATGCTCACCGGCATCAGCAATGCACCGAGCAAGGTCATTGCCCGCAATGCCGGAGTCAAACGGATTCTGGCCAAGCCGGTTGCCGGTTACACCCTCAAAACCACCCTGGCGCAAGAGCTGGCCCAGCGCAGCAAGGACCAACCCGTTTTCCCGACACCGGTCGGCCTGGGTACAACACTGAACGTGCCGAGCGATTTCCGCATCCTGGTAGCAGAAGACAACAGCATCTCGACCAAAGTCATCCGTGGCATGCTCGGCAAGCTCAGCCTGGAACCCGACACCGCCAGCAACGGAGAAGAAGCCCTGCAGGCGATGAAAACCAAGCACTACGACCTGGTACTGATGGACTGTGAGATGCCTGTGCTTGATGGCTTCTCGGCAACCCAACAACTACGAATCTGGGAAATCAGCAACCAGCGCAAGCGTACCCCCGTAGTAGCACTGACCGCGCATATCCTCGCCGAGCATAAAGAGCGCGCACGCCTGGCCGGCATGGACGGCCACATGGCCAAGCCGGTTGAGCTGTCACAATTGCGCGAGTTGATTGAGCATTGGGTGGCACGTCGCGAGGCTGAGCCCAACCAGGTTTCGACCTCGTAA
- a CDS encoding MarC family protein: MLHELFSVYLKMLVLYSPFFVLSCFISLTRGYSSKERKRLAWKVAIAALIASVLLYLFGRAIFGVFGITVDAFRIGAGSVLFISALGMAQGKSAVQTDNVQQDVTIVPLTIPLTVGPGTIGALLVMGVGQPHWDDKLLAIASIALASFTVGLVLYLSNRIERILGDQGLQIVSRLMGLFVCALAAQIIFTGIKGYLVP, encoded by the coding sequence ATGCTCCATGAGTTATTCAGCGTTTACCTGAAAATGCTCGTGCTCTACAGCCCGTTCTTTGTGCTCTCGTGCTTTATCAGTCTGACCCGCGGCTATTCCAGCAAAGAGCGCAAACGCCTGGCCTGGAAAGTAGCCATTGCCGCGCTGATCGCCAGCGTGCTGCTGTACCTGTTCGGGCGGGCGATCTTTGGTGTGTTCGGTATCACCGTTGATGCTTTTCGCATCGGTGCTGGCAGCGTCCTGTTCATTTCTGCTCTGGGCATGGCTCAGGGCAAGTCGGCGGTGCAGACCGACAACGTCCAGCAAGACGTCACCATTGTGCCGCTGACCATCCCCCTGACCGTCGGCCCCGGCACCATCGGTGCTCTGTTGGTCATGGGCGTCGGCCAGCCGCACTGGGATGATAAGTTGCTGGCCATCGCCAGTATCGCCCTGGCCAGCTTCACCGTGGGCTTGGTGCTGTACCTCTCGAACCGGATCGAGCGAATACTTGGCGACCAGGGTTTGCAAATTGTCAGCCGGTTGATGGGCTTGTTTGTCTGTGCGCTGGCAGCACAGATTATCTTTACCGGAATCAAGGGTTACTTGGTCCCCTAG
- the purD gene encoding phosphoribosylamine--glycine ligase encodes MKVLIIGSGGREHALAWKVAQDPRVEKVFVAPGNAGTATEAKCENVDIDVTALEQLADFAEKNVALTIVGPEGPLVAGVVDLFRSRGLDCFGPTKGAAQLEGSKAFTKDFLARHKIPTADYQNFTEIEPALAYLREKGAPIVIKADGLAAGKGVIVAMTLAEAEDAVRDMLAGNAFGDAGSRVVIEEFLDGEEASFIVMVDGQNVLPMATSQDHKRVGDGDSGPNTGGMGAYSPAPVVTAEVHQRVMDLVIWPTVRGMAEEGNVYTGFLYAGLMIDKAGNPKVIEFNCRFGDPETQPVMLRLESSLVLLIEAAFAKALDKVEAQWNPQPSLGVVLAAGGYPGDYSKGAVINGLDAAANLTGKVFHAGTALKDGQVVATGGRVLCATALGETVEAAQQQAYRLAGEINWEGSFYRKDIGYRAIARERGEDQQ; translated from the coding sequence ATGAAAGTTTTGATTATCGGTAGCGGTGGTCGTGAACACGCCCTGGCCTGGAAAGTTGCCCAGGACCCACGGGTCGAAAAGGTTTTCGTTGCCCCAGGCAACGCTGGCACCGCCACCGAAGCCAAGTGCGAGAATGTCGACATCGACGTTACCGCCCTGGAACAACTGGCCGATTTCGCTGAGAAAAACGTCGCCCTGACCATCGTCGGCCCTGAAGGCCCGCTGGTTGCCGGTGTCGTCGACCTGTTCCGCAGCCGCGGCCTGGACTGCTTCGGTCCCACCAAAGGCGCAGCCCAACTGGAAGGCTCGAAAGCCTTCACCAAAGACTTCCTGGCCCGCCACAAGATCCCTACCGCCGACTACCAGAACTTCACTGAGATCGAGCCGGCCCTGGCCTACCTGCGCGAGAAAGGCGCACCGATCGTGATCAAGGCCGATGGCCTGGCCGCCGGTAAAGGCGTCATCGTCGCCATGACCCTGGCCGAAGCCGAAGATGCCGTACGCGACATGCTCGCTGGCAACGCTTTTGGCGATGCCGGTTCGCGCGTGGTGATCGAAGAGTTCCTTGACGGCGAAGAAGCCAGCTTCATCGTCATGGTCGATGGCCAGAACGTGCTGCCAATGGCTACCAGCCAGGACCACAAACGTGTGGGCGACGGCGACAGCGGCCCGAATACCGGTGGCATGGGTGCTTACTCCCCTGCCCCTGTGGTCACTGCCGAAGTGCACCAGCGGGTCATGGACCTGGTGATCTGGCCGACCGTGCGTGGCATGGCCGAAGAAGGCAATGTCTACACTGGTTTCCTCTATGCCGGTCTGATGATCGACAAAGCCGGTAATCCAAAAGTCATCGAGTTCAACTGCCGCTTCGGTGACCCGGAAACCCAACCAGTCATGTTGCGCCTGGAGTCTAGCCTGGTACTGCTGATCGAAGCCGCCTTCGCCAAGGCGCTGGACAAAGTTGAAGCACAGTGGAACCCACAACCGAGCCTGGGCGTAGTCCTGGCTGCCGGTGGCTACCCTGGCGATTACAGCAAAGGCGCGGTCATCAACGGCCTGGACGCTGCGGCCAACTTGACCGGTAAAGTGTTCCACGCCGGGACCGCCCTCAAGGACGGTCAGGTCGTCGCTACTGGCGGTCGCGTACTGTGCGCCACAGCTCTGGGTGAAACCGTCGAAGCCGCCCAACAGCAGGCCTACCGCCTGGCTGGCGAAATCAATTGGGAAGGCAGCTTCTACCGAAAAGACATCGGTTACCGCGCCATCGCCCGCGAACGTGGTGAAGATCAGCAGTAA
- the dusB gene encoding tRNA dihydrouridine synthase DusB, with product MSAVRIGPYTLQNNLILAPMAGVTDQPFRQLCRRMGAGLVVSEMVSSDMSLWNSRKSRLRMIHQGDPEPRSVQIAGGDAQMLAAAARANVEAGAQIIDINMGCPAKKVCNKAAGSALLKDEALVSEILHAVVAAVDVPVTLKIRTGWDRANKNGLTVAKIAEQAGIQALAVHGRTRADLYTGDAEYDTIAEIKQAVSIPVFANGDITSPEKARAVLQATGADGLLIGRAAQGRPWIFREIEHYLRTGEHSPAPQLQEVERILLEHLAALHAFYGDVMGVRIARKHVGWYLATLPGAREFRAQFNRLEDTQAQCADVRGFFREREQSLETEDGQGVAA from the coding sequence ATGTCGGCGGTACGCATCGGCCCATACACACTGCAGAACAACCTGATCCTCGCGCCGATGGCCGGGGTCACGGATCAGCCATTTCGTCAGCTCTGCCGACGAATGGGTGCAGGCCTGGTGGTGTCGGAGATGGTCAGCAGCGACATGAGCCTGTGGAACAGCCGCAAGTCGCGTCTGCGCATGATTCACCAAGGTGATCCCGAGCCACGCTCGGTACAGATCGCCGGTGGTGACGCGCAGATGCTTGCCGCTGCAGCCCGGGCCAACGTCGAAGCTGGCGCACAGATCATCGATATCAACATGGGCTGCCCGGCAAAAAAAGTCTGCAACAAAGCTGCAGGCTCTGCTTTATTGAAAGATGAAGCCTTGGTCAGCGAGATCCTCCACGCGGTGGTTGCCGCCGTGGATGTACCGGTCACGCTGAAAATCCGCACGGGTTGGGACAGGGCGAACAAGAACGGCCTGACGGTGGCAAAGATTGCCGAACAGGCCGGGATCCAGGCACTGGCGGTACACGGACGGACCCGCGCCGACCTTTACACCGGCGACGCCGAGTACGACACCATCGCTGAGATCAAGCAGGCGGTGTCGATCCCAGTGTTTGCCAATGGCGATATCACTTCGCCAGAAAAGGCCCGGGCCGTGCTTCAGGCGACCGGGGCCGATGGCCTGTTGATAGGCCGGGCTGCCCAAGGGCGGCCGTGGATTTTTCGCGAGATCGAGCACTACCTGCGTACCGGCGAACATTCGCCGGCGCCGCAGTTGCAAGAAGTGGAACGCATACTGCTGGAGCACCTAGCCGCGCTGCACGCCTTCTATGGCGATGTCATGGGCGTACGCATCGCCCGCAAGCATGTCGGCTGGTACTTGGCAACGCTTCCGGGCGCCAGGGAGTTTCGCGCCCAGTTCAATCGTTTGGAAGATACGCAAGCGCAGTGCGCCGACGTTCGCGGCTTTTTCCGCGAACGTGAACAGAGCCTTGAGACAGAGGACGGACAAGGGGTGGCCGCATGA